A stretch of Myxococcus hansupus DNA encodes these proteins:
- a CDS encoding DUF444 family protein, whose translation MTLKIHQDHSRFKQIVRGKIKANLRKYVQKGEMIGKKGKDAISIPIPFIDIPRFKYGHKEQGGVGQGEGEVGQQLGPGAVEPGEGKQAGQGEGDHALEVDVTLDELAQILGEELQLPNIERRQNERLISQKIRYTGINTTGPESLRHFKRTFKQALRRQIASGTYDPARPVIVPTREDRRYRSYKLQDLPETNAVIIYMMDVSGSMGDEQKEIVRIESFWLDTWLRHQYKGLEARYIIHDAVAREVDRDTFFHTRESGGTMISSAYKLCRDIILADYPKSAWNIYPFHFSDGDNWSADDTRQCIEMLRNDVLPNVNQFAYGQVESPYGSGQFIKDLREAVGDTPNVALSEIADKDAIYASIKDFLGKGR comes from the coding sequence GTGACCTTGAAGATTCACCAGGACCACTCCCGCTTCAAACAGATTGTCCGGGGGAAGATCAAAGCCAACCTGCGCAAGTACGTGCAGAAGGGCGAGATGATTGGGAAGAAGGGGAAGGACGCCATCTCCATCCCCATTCCCTTCATCGACATCCCCCGCTTCAAGTACGGCCACAAGGAGCAAGGCGGCGTCGGACAGGGTGAAGGCGAGGTCGGCCAGCAGCTCGGCCCCGGGGCGGTGGAGCCCGGAGAGGGCAAGCAGGCCGGCCAGGGCGAAGGCGACCACGCGCTCGAAGTCGACGTCACGCTCGACGAGCTCGCCCAGATATTGGGCGAGGAGCTGCAGTTGCCCAACATCGAGCGGCGGCAGAACGAGCGGCTCATCAGCCAGAAGATTCGCTACACCGGTATCAACACCACCGGCCCGGAGTCGCTGCGGCACTTCAAGCGGACCTTCAAGCAGGCCCTGCGGCGGCAGATTGCCTCCGGCACGTATGACCCGGCGCGGCCCGTCATCGTCCCCACCCGGGAGGACCGGCGCTACCGCAGCTACAAGCTCCAGGACCTGCCGGAGACCAACGCGGTCATCATCTACATGATGGACGTGTCCGGCTCCATGGGTGACGAGCAGAAGGAGATCGTCCGCATCGAGAGCTTCTGGCTCGATACGTGGCTGCGCCACCAATACAAGGGCCTGGAGGCGCGCTACATCATCCACGACGCGGTGGCGCGCGAGGTGGACCGCGACACGTTCTTCCACACCCGCGAGTCCGGCGGGACGATGATCTCCAGCGCCTACAAGCTCTGCCGGGACATCATCCTGGCGGACTACCCGAAGAGCGCGTGGAACATCTACCCGTTCCACTTCAGCGACGGGGACAACTGGAGCGCGGACGACACGCGGCAGTGCATTGAGATGCTGCGCAACGACGTGCTGCCCAACGTCAACCAGTTCGCCTACGGCCAGGTGGAGTCACCCTACGGCAGCGGCCAGTTCATCAAGGATTTGCGCGAGGCGGTGGGGGACACGCCCAACGTCGCGCTGAGCGAAATCGCGGACAAGGACGCCATCTACGCGTCCATCAAGGACTTCCTCGGCAAGGGCCGCTGA
- a CDS encoding M23 family metallopeptidase has protein sequence MRIAPLLCLAAALVASTSEAAVRYVIKNRRIEPNQTLAKALHDAQLPDAQVAAVISALEGVFDFRKSRVGDQLRLVMRDGELDFFDYRQSMVDEWQVRRDGEKYVGSKRAIEVEKQVAVVALEIQSSLYEAAVAAGEDPAIGMVLADVFAWDIDFYRDVRKGDTARALVEKFVSKGRLLRYGDVLAATYAGGLVGNKRVFRYVLPDGQPNFFNEEGASAKKTFLKTPLKYANITSRFGSRFHPVLQYLKAHNGVDYGTPIGTPVWAVADGTVTQAGYAGAAGNMVVIRHANGFETQYMHLSRFGEGVRVGARVRQKQVIALSGNTGRSTGPHLHFGLKRNGQYTNPLNQQFPRADPLPKELLPDFLAKAQELTGQMEAVSVAAVAGQATAMP, from the coding sequence ATGCGAATCGCCCCCCTGCTCTGCCTGGCCGCCGCGCTGGTGGCCTCGACGTCCGAAGCCGCTGTCCGCTACGTCATCAAGAACCGCCGCATCGAGCCGAACCAGACGCTCGCGAAGGCGCTGCACGACGCGCAGCTCCCGGACGCGCAGGTGGCCGCCGTCATCTCCGCGCTGGAGGGCGTGTTCGACTTCCGCAAGTCCCGCGTGGGGGACCAGCTCCGGCTGGTGATGCGTGACGGGGAGCTCGACTTCTTCGACTACCGGCAGAGCATGGTGGACGAGTGGCAGGTGCGCCGCGACGGCGAGAAGTACGTCGGCAGCAAGCGCGCCATTGAAGTGGAGAAGCAGGTCGCCGTCGTGGCGCTGGAAATCCAGTCGTCGCTGTACGAGGCGGCGGTGGCCGCGGGCGAGGACCCGGCCATCGGCATGGTGCTGGCGGACGTGTTCGCCTGGGACATCGACTTCTACCGGGACGTGCGCAAGGGCGACACGGCGCGCGCGCTGGTGGAGAAGTTCGTCTCCAAGGGCCGGCTGCTGCGCTACGGCGACGTGCTGGCGGCCACGTACGCGGGCGGCCTCGTGGGCAACAAGCGGGTGTTCCGCTACGTGCTCCCCGACGGGCAGCCCAACTTCTTCAACGAGGAGGGCGCCAGCGCGAAGAAGACCTTCCTCAAGACGCCCCTGAAGTACGCCAACATCACCAGCCGCTTCGGCTCGCGCTTCCACCCGGTGCTCCAGTACCTCAAGGCGCACAACGGCGTGGACTACGGCACCCCCATTGGCACCCCCGTGTGGGCGGTGGCGGACGGCACGGTGACGCAGGCGGGCTACGCGGGCGCCGCCGGCAACATGGTGGTCATCCGCCACGCCAACGGCTTCGAGACGCAGTACATGCACCTGTCCCGCTTCGGCGAGGGCGTGCGCGTGGGCGCCCGGGTGCGGCAGAAGCAGGTCATCGCTCTCTCCGGCAACACCGGCCGCTCCACCGGCCCGCACCTGCACTTCGGCCTCAAGCGCAACGGCCAGTACACCAACCCCCTCAACCAGCAGTTCCCCCGCGCGGACCCGCTGCCCAAGGAGCTGCTGCCGGACTTCCTCGCCAAGGCGCAGGAGCTCACGGGGCAGATGGAGGCCGTGTCCGTGGCCGCCGTCGCCGGGCAGGCCACGGCCATGCCGTGA
- a CDS encoding SpoVR family protein: protein MPKSLTPRLAALRDEIHGHAKEFGLDFFDTIFEMVSYDEMNMVAAYGGFPTRYPHWRWGMEYEQLAKGYEYGLSKIYELVINNDPCYAYLMESNPEVDQKLVMAHVYGHCDFFKNNFSFRHTNRRMIDEMANHATRVRRWVDKIGVEKVEDFIDRTLSLENLIDQHAPHIRRNPDPRKAEDELKANERVEGFKVGREYMRGYINPSEFLDSQRKKVEDEKQRAKKFPERAQRDVLLFLLEEAPLEPWEADILAILRDEAYYFAPQGQTKIMNEGWASYWHSTIMTRRALRDDEIIDYADHHSGTMGTRPGAINPYKLGIELWRDIEERWNKGRFGKEWDECDDLRARRSWDKKLGAGREKIFEVRKHYNDITFIDTFLTPEFAMEQKLFVYGFNDKRNSWEILDREFRKVKNKLLQGLTNFGQPIIEVVDGNFENRSELLLTHRHDGQDLKGDYARETLRNLQSLWRRPVNILTRYDNKGTMLRFDGQSHSERKVDL from the coding sequence ATGCCCAAGAGCCTCACCCCCCGCCTCGCCGCGCTCAGGGACGAAATCCATGGCCACGCCAAGGAGTTCGGCCTGGATTTCTTCGACACCATCTTCGAGATGGTGTCCTACGACGAGATGAACATGGTCGCCGCGTACGGCGGCTTCCCCACCCGCTATCCCCACTGGCGCTGGGGCATGGAGTACGAGCAGCTCGCCAAGGGCTACGAGTACGGGCTGAGCAAAATCTACGAGCTCGTCATCAACAACGACCCTTGCTACGCCTACTTGATGGAGAGCAACCCGGAGGTGGACCAGAAGCTCGTCATGGCCCACGTCTACGGACACTGCGACTTCTTCAAGAACAACTTCTCCTTCCGGCACACCAACCGCCGGATGATTGACGAGATGGCCAACCACGCCACGCGGGTGCGGCGCTGGGTGGACAAGATTGGCGTGGAGAAGGTCGAGGACTTCATCGACCGGACGCTGAGCCTGGAGAACCTCATTGACCAGCACGCGCCGCACATCCGGCGCAACCCGGACCCGAGGAAGGCCGAGGACGAGCTCAAGGCCAACGAGCGCGTGGAGGGCTTCAAGGTGGGCCGCGAATACATGCGCGGCTACATCAACCCGTCCGAGTTCCTCGACTCCCAGCGCAAGAAGGTGGAGGACGAGAAGCAGCGCGCCAAGAAGTTCCCCGAGCGCGCCCAGCGCGACGTGCTGCTCTTCCTGCTGGAAGAGGCCCCGCTGGAGCCGTGGGAGGCGGACATCCTCGCCATCCTCCGCGACGAGGCCTACTACTTCGCGCCCCAGGGCCAGACGAAAATCATGAACGAGGGCTGGGCCAGCTACTGGCACTCCACCATCATGACGCGCAGGGCCCTGCGCGATGACGAAATCATCGACTACGCGGACCACCACTCCGGCACCATGGGCACGCGCCCCGGCGCCATCAACCCGTACAAGCTGGGCATCGAGCTGTGGCGGGACATCGAGGAGCGGTGGAACAAGGGCCGCTTCGGCAAGGAGTGGGACGAGTGCGACGATTTGCGCGCGCGCCGCTCCTGGGACAAGAAGCTGGGCGCCGGCCGCGAGAAGATTTTCGAGGTCCGCAAGCACTACAACGACATCACCTTCATCGACACGTTCCTGACGCCCGAGTTCGCGATGGAGCAGAAGCTCTTCGTGTACGGCTTCAACGACAAGCGCAACTCGTGGGAGATTCTCGACCGTGAGTTCCGGAAGGTGAAGAACAAGCTCCTCCAGGGGCTCACCAACTTCGGCCAGCCCATCATCGAGGTGGTGGATGGCAACTTCGAGAACCGCAGCGAGCTGCTGCTGACGCACCGGCATGACGGCCAGGACCTCAAGGGCGACTACGCGCGCGAGACGCTGCGCAACCTGCAGTCGCTCTGGCGCCGGCCCGTCAACATCCTCACCCGGTACGACAACAAGGGCACCATGCTGCGCTTCGACGGGCAGAGCCACTCAGAGCGGAAGGTCGACCTCTGA
- a CDS encoding glycogen/starch/alpha-glucan phosphorylase: protein MAPPASASQQPRPAQPVTTDDSGPAGHDAASLRRSFLDHVRYSRGKNYESSTPHDRFMALSLAVRDRLADRWVKTSRTYYEKDVKRAYYLSAEYLLGRALGNNLLNLGMYEAAAESMQEVGVDLTNLLEMEPDAGLGNGGLGRLAACFMESLATLAYPGMGYGIRYEFGIFTQDIVDGYQVERADEWLKFGNPWEIVRPEKAVPVRFFGRVEHHQGPDGRPVARWVGGKTVVGVPYDTPIAGYHNNTVNTLRLWQARASEEFDLLLFNAGDYERSVVEKNDSEVISKVLYPNDAFQAGKELRLKQQYFFVACSIADIVRRYLKNHTDFRDFSRKAAIQLNDTHPAIGVAELMRVLVDEKRLLWDEAWTITQETFGYTNHTLLAEAMEKWPATLFERLLPRHLEIIYEINARVLRQVQIRYPYDQEKMQRMSLVEEGAEKKIRMAHLAVVGSHSVNGVAALHTDLLRRDVLTDFAAMNPERFNNKTNGVTPRRWLAWCNPRLSKLITSRIGDGWATDLDKLTKLEAHAEDPEFRKAFRDVKRANKEDLARHIRDLRWVQLNPDAIFDVQIKRLHEYKRQLLNALHIVALWMKARRDPSTIIHPRAFIFGAKAAPGYHLAKLTIRLINGIAEVVNSDAGTTGLQVVFAPNYRVSLAERIIPAADVSEQISTAGMEASGTGNMKLMLNGALTLGTLDGANVEIRDAVGDENFFLFGLTADEVIARKREGYRPRDVYNQHRELREALDLISTGFFSPEDKHLFKPLVDSLLDEDRYLMLADFPSYMAKQEEVAHAYRDADGWARKCIINVARGGIFSSDRTIKQYAEEIWRIQQTPVEP from the coding sequence ATGGCCCCTCCTGCCTCCGCCTCCCAGCAGCCCCGCCCCGCCCAGCCGGTAACGACCGACGACAGCGGCCCCGCCGGGCACGACGCGGCCAGCCTGCGCCGCTCCTTCCTCGACCACGTGCGCTACTCACGCGGGAAGAACTACGAGTCCTCCACGCCGCATGACCGCTTCATGGCGCTGTCGCTCGCCGTCCGTGACAGGTTGGCGGACCGGTGGGTGAAGACGTCGCGCACCTACTACGAGAAGGACGTCAAGCGCGCGTACTACCTGTCCGCAGAGTACCTGCTGGGACGGGCCCTGGGCAACAACCTGCTGAATCTGGGGATGTACGAAGCGGCGGCCGAGTCGATGCAGGAGGTGGGGGTGGACCTCACCAACCTGCTGGAGATGGAGCCGGACGCGGGCCTGGGCAACGGCGGCCTGGGCCGCCTGGCGGCGTGCTTCATGGAGTCGCTGGCCACGCTGGCCTACCCCGGCATGGGCTACGGCATCCGCTACGAGTTCGGCATCTTCACGCAGGACATCGTCGACGGTTACCAGGTGGAGCGCGCCGACGAGTGGCTGAAGTTCGGCAACCCGTGGGAAATCGTCCGGCCGGAGAAGGCGGTGCCGGTGCGCTTCTTCGGGCGCGTGGAGCACCACCAGGGCCCGGATGGCCGCCCGGTGGCGCGCTGGGTGGGTGGCAAGACGGTGGTGGGCGTGCCGTACGACACGCCCATCGCGGGGTACCACAACAACACCGTCAACACGCTGCGGCTGTGGCAGGCGCGCGCCTCCGAGGAGTTCGACCTGCTGCTGTTCAACGCGGGCGACTACGAGCGCTCGGTGGTGGAGAAGAACGACTCGGAGGTCATCTCCAAGGTCCTCTACCCCAACGACGCGTTCCAGGCCGGCAAGGAGCTGCGGCTCAAGCAGCAGTACTTCTTCGTCGCGTGCTCCATCGCGGACATCGTCCGGCGCTACCTGAAGAACCACACCGACTTCCGGGACTTCTCGCGCAAGGCGGCCATCCAGCTCAACGACACGCACCCGGCCATTGGCGTGGCGGAGCTGATGCGCGTGCTGGTGGACGAGAAGCGCCTGCTCTGGGACGAGGCGTGGACGATTACGCAGGAGACGTTCGGCTACACCAACCACACGCTGCTGGCCGAGGCGATGGAGAAGTGGCCGGCGACGCTGTTCGAGCGGCTGCTGCCCCGCCACCTGGAAATCATCTACGAAATCAACGCGCGCGTCCTGCGGCAGGTGCAGATTCGCTACCCGTACGACCAGGAGAAGATGCAGCGGATGAGCCTGGTGGAGGAAGGCGCCGAGAAGAAGATTCGCATGGCCCACCTCGCCGTCGTGGGCAGCCACAGCGTCAACGGCGTGGCCGCGCTGCACACGGACCTGCTGCGCCGGGACGTGCTGACGGACTTCGCCGCCATGAACCCGGAGCGGTTCAACAACAAGACGAACGGCGTCACGCCGCGCCGCTGGCTGGCGTGGTGCAACCCGCGGCTGTCCAAGCTGATTACGTCGCGCATTGGCGACGGCTGGGCCACGGACCTGGACAAGCTCACGAAGCTGGAGGCGCACGCGGAGGACCCCGAGTTCCGCAAGGCCTTCCGCGACGTGAAGCGCGCCAACAAGGAAGACCTGGCCCGCCACATCCGTGACTTGCGCTGGGTGCAGCTCAATCCGGACGCCATCTTCGACGTGCAGATCAAGCGCCTGCACGAGTACAAGCGGCAGCTCCTCAACGCGCTGCACATCGTGGCGCTGTGGATGAAGGCGCGCAGGGACCCGTCCACCATCATCCACCCGCGGGCGTTCATCTTCGGCGCCAAGGCGGCGCCGGGTTACCACCTGGCGAAGCTGACCATCCGCCTCATCAACGGCATCGCCGAGGTGGTGAACAGCGACGCGGGCACCACGGGGCTCCAGGTGGTCTTCGCCCCCAACTACCGGGTGAGCCTGGCCGAGCGCATCATCCCCGCAGCCGACGTGTCCGAGCAGATCTCCACCGCCGGCATGGAGGCGTCTGGCACGGGCAACATGAAGCTGATGCTCAACGGCGCGCTGACGCTGGGCACGCTGGACGGCGCCAACGTGGAGATTCGCGACGCGGTGGGCGACGAGAACTTCTTCCTCTTCGGCCTCACGGCGGACGAGGTGATTGCTCGCAAGCGCGAGGGCTACCGCCCGCGCGACGTGTACAACCAGCACCGCGAGCTGCGCGAGGCGCTGGATTTGATTTCCACCGGCTTCTTCTCGCCGGAGGACAAGCACCTCTTCAAGCCGCTGGTGGACAGCCTCCTGGACGAGGACCGCTACCTGATGCTGGCGGACTTCCCTTCGTACATGGCGAAGCAGGAAGAGGTCGCGCACGCTTACAGGGACGCGGATGGCTGGGCGCGCAAGTGCATCATCAACGTGGCGCGCGGCGGCATCTTCTCCTCGGACCGGACCATCAAGCAGTACGCCGAGGAAATCTGGCGCATTCAGCAGACGCCCGTGGAGCCGTAG
- a CDS encoding PrkA family serine protein kinase — protein MKDAEKGSWVSRIAALQDAKTYAELNWEGSFEEYLEVVRQNPKVTRTAFQRIYDMILSHGKTEYIDNKKKLIRYHFFSDEKFGGRDAIFGLDVPLMKLVNVFKSAAQGYGTEKRVILLHGPVGSSKSTIARLLKKGTEDYSKTPEGAAYTFSWNIDKKGTDGHTVKEKMKCPMNEEPLNLIPREWRSKVYAEVCPPESGYTIPDGSELCPACRFVFKDLMTQYQGDFAKVMDHVRVNRLVFSEKDRVGIGTFQPKDEKNQDSTELTGDINYRKIAEYGSDSDPRAFNFDGEFNIANRGIIEFVEVLKLDVAFLYDLLGASQEHKIKPKKFPQTDIDEVILGHTNEPEYKKLENNEFMEALRDRTVKIDVPYITKLSEEVKIYEKDFNSRAIKGKHIAPHTLEMAAMWAVLTRLEEPKKHNLSLLQKLKLYNGKTLPNFTEDNIKELRKESNREGLEGISPRYIQDKISNALVSDKGEGCINPFMVLNELEAGLKTHSLINNEDTRKGMKELLTSVKQEYEDIVKNEVQRAISADEDAIGKLCGNYIDNIKAYTQKEKVKNKYTGLYEEPDERLMRSIEEKIDIPETRKDDFRREIMNYIGALAVEGKTFNYRTNERLHKSLELKLFEDQKDSIKLKNLVSSVVDKETQEKIDLVKDRMMKNYGYCEICSTDVLNFVASIFARGDAKE, from the coding sequence ATGAAGGACGCTGAGAAGGGTTCGTGGGTCTCCAGAATCGCCGCGTTGCAGGACGCGAAGACCTACGCGGAGCTCAACTGGGAAGGCTCGTTCGAGGAGTACCTCGAGGTCGTCCGGCAGAATCCCAAGGTCACCCGCACCGCCTTCCAGAGGATCTACGACATGATCCTCAGCCACGGAAAGACGGAGTACATCGACAACAAGAAGAAGCTCATCCGCTACCACTTCTTCAGTGACGAGAAGTTCGGCGGCCGTGACGCCATCTTCGGACTCGATGTGCCGCTGATGAAGCTGGTCAACGTCTTCAAGTCCGCCGCCCAGGGCTACGGCACCGAGAAGCGCGTCATCCTCCTGCACGGCCCCGTCGGCTCGTCCAAGTCCACCATCGCGCGCCTGCTCAAGAAGGGCACCGAGGACTACTCCAAGACGCCCGAGGGCGCCGCGTACACCTTCTCCTGGAACATCGACAAGAAGGGCACGGACGGGCACACCGTGAAGGAGAAGATGAAGTGCCCCATGAACGAGGAGCCGCTCAACCTCATCCCGCGCGAGTGGCGCTCCAAGGTCTACGCGGAGGTGTGCCCGCCCGAGTCCGGCTACACCATCCCCGACGGCTCCGAGCTGTGCCCCGCCTGCCGCTTCGTCTTCAAGGACCTGATGACGCAGTACCAGGGTGACTTCGCCAAGGTCATGGACCACGTGCGCGTCAACCGGCTCGTCTTCAGCGAGAAGGACCGCGTGGGCATTGGCACCTTCCAGCCCAAGGACGAGAAGAACCAGGACTCCACCGAGCTCACCGGCGACATCAACTACCGGAAGATCGCCGAGTACGGCTCCGACTCCGATCCGCGCGCCTTCAACTTCGACGGCGAGTTCAACATCGCCAACCGCGGCATCATCGAGTTCGTCGAGGTGCTCAAGCTGGACGTCGCGTTCCTCTACGACCTGCTCGGCGCGTCGCAGGAGCACAAAATCAAGCCGAAGAAGTTCCCGCAGACGGACATCGACGAGGTCATCCTCGGCCACACCAACGAGCCCGAGTACAAGAAGCTCGAGAACAACGAGTTCATGGAGGCGCTCCGGGACCGCACGGTGAAGATCGACGTGCCGTACATCACCAAGCTGTCCGAAGAGGTGAAGATCTACGAGAAGGACTTCAACTCGCGCGCCATCAAGGGCAAGCACATCGCGCCCCACACGCTGGAGATGGCCGCCATGTGGGCCGTCCTCACGCGCCTGGAGGAGCCCAAGAAGCACAACCTGTCGCTGCTCCAGAAGCTCAAGCTCTACAACGGCAAGACGCTCCCCAACTTCACCGAAGACAACATCAAGGAGCTGCGCAAGGAGAGCAACCGCGAGGGCCTGGAGGGCATCTCTCCCCGCTACATCCAGGACAAGATCTCCAACGCGCTGGTGAGCGACAAGGGCGAGGGCTGCATCAACCCCTTCATGGTCCTCAACGAGCTGGAGGCCGGCCTCAAGACGCACTCCCTCATCAACAACGAGGACACGCGCAAGGGGATGAAGGAGCTGCTCACGTCCGTGAAGCAGGAGTACGAGGACATCGTCAAGAACGAGGTCCAGCGCGCCATCTCCGCGGACGAGGACGCCATTGGCAAGCTGTGCGGCAACTACATCGACAACATCAAGGCCTACACCCAGAAGGAGAAGGTCAAGAACAAGTACACCGGCCTCTACGAGGAGCCGGATGAGCGCCTGATGCGGTCCATCGAGGAGAAGATCGACATCCCCGAGACGCGCAAGGACGACTTCCGCCGCGAAATCATGAACTACATCGGCGCGCTCGCGGTGGAGGGGAAGACCTTCAACTACCGAACCAACGAGCGGCTCCACAAGTCGCTGGAGCTGAAGCTGTTCGAGGACCAGAAGGACAGCATCAAGCTCAAGAACCTGGTGTCCTCCGTCGTGGACAAGGAGACGCAGGAGAAGATCGACCTGGTGAAGGACCGGATGATGAAGAACTACGGCTACTGCGAGATCTGCTCCACGGACGTGCTGAACTTCGTGGCCAGCATCTTCGCCCGGGGCGACGCGAAGGAGTAA
- a CDS encoding TIGR02265 family protein, producing MGIAQNELEQRLAIIRPEDTVRGLVFNAVFMLAEKKLGAEAATRLREPFFKRSPVDFFSYPAVDAMRLLYATSEVLTPHYGSMEDAVRACGAAAVTHFFQSTVGQTLNRLIGKGDPKRLLSHAPTAYSTLVSYGRREYAVLGDKQVRLAFHGDMQPVQYHEGVLQEALSVIGCKSRVVGTPRGMSGADYVITWE from the coding sequence ATGGGCATTGCGCAGAACGAACTTGAACAACGGTTGGCCATCATCCGACCCGAAGACACGGTGCGCGGGCTCGTCTTCAACGCGGTGTTCATGCTCGCGGAGAAGAAGCTCGGCGCGGAGGCGGCCACGCGGCTGCGAGAGCCCTTCTTCAAGCGCTCCCCGGTGGACTTCTTCTCCTATCCGGCCGTGGACGCCATGCGCCTCCTGTACGCCACGTCCGAGGTGCTGACGCCGCACTACGGCTCCATGGAGGACGCGGTGCGCGCGTGCGGCGCGGCCGCCGTCACGCACTTCTTCCAGTCCACGGTGGGGCAGACGCTCAACCGGCTCATCGGCAAGGGAGACCCCAAGCGCCTGCTGTCCCACGCGCCCACCGCCTACTCGACGTTGGTGAGCTACGGCCGGCGTGAGTACGCCGTGCTGGGGGACAAGCAGGTCCGCCTGGCCTTCCACGGGGACATGCAGCCGGTGCAGTACCACGAGGGCGTCTTGCAGGAGGCGCTGAGCGTCATCGGCTGCAAGAGCCGCGTGGTGGGGACGCCGCGGGGCATGAGCGGCGCCGACTACGTCATCACCTGGGAGTAG
- a CDS encoding aldo/keto reductase, which yields MEKRKLGSQGLEVPAMGLGCMGMSEFYGQSNEQEALATLKRALELGVNFLDTADMYGPFTNELLVGKVLAGRRGDVVLATKFGNERRSDGSWVGVNGRPEYVRAACEASLQRLGTDSIDLYYQHRVDPKVPIEETVGAMAELVRQGKVRYLGLSEAAPATIRRAHKVHPITALQTEYSLWSRDPEDALLPTLRELGIGFVAYSPLGRGFLTGRFRRFEDLPEGDFRRGSPRFQGENFQRNLQLVERIQELARAKGVTASQLALAWVLHQGRDIVPIPGTKHVRYLEENVGALQAKLTPEDLRRIDEASPVGVAAGLRYPEQSMQSVNL from the coding sequence ATGGAGAAGCGCAAGCTGGGCTCGCAGGGGCTCGAGGTCCCCGCCATGGGGCTGGGCTGCATGGGCATGAGCGAGTTCTACGGTCAGTCGAACGAGCAGGAGGCACTCGCCACGCTGAAGCGGGCCTTGGAGCTGGGCGTCAACTTCCTCGACACCGCGGACATGTACGGCCCCTTCACCAACGAGCTGCTGGTGGGGAAGGTGCTGGCGGGCCGGCGCGGGGACGTGGTGCTTGCCACCAAGTTCGGCAACGAGCGGCGCTCCGACGGAAGCTGGGTGGGCGTCAACGGCCGGCCGGAGTATGTGCGCGCCGCGTGTGAGGCGTCCCTCCAACGGCTGGGCACGGACTCCATCGACCTGTACTACCAGCACCGCGTGGACCCGAAGGTCCCCATCGAGGAGACGGTGGGCGCCATGGCGGAGCTGGTGCGGCAGGGCAAGGTCCGCTACCTCGGGCTGTCGGAGGCCGCGCCGGCCACCATTAGGAGGGCGCACAAGGTCCACCCCATCACCGCGCTCCAGACGGAGTACTCGCTGTGGAGCCGGGACCCGGAGGACGCGCTGCTGCCCACCTTGCGTGAGCTGGGCATCGGCTTCGTGGCGTACAGCCCGCTGGGGCGCGGCTTCCTCACCGGGCGCTTCCGCCGCTTCGAGGACCTGCCCGAGGGCGACTTCCGCCGCGGCTCCCCGCGCTTCCAGGGGGAGAACTTCCAGCGCAACCTCCAGTTGGTGGAGCGCATCCAGGAGTTGGCGCGCGCCAAGGGCGTGACGGCCTCACAGCTCGCGCTGGCGTGGGTGCTTCATCAGGGGCGGGACATCGTGCCCATTCCGGGCACGAAGCACGTGCGCTACCTGGAAGAGAACGTGGGCGCGCTCCAGGCGAAGCTGACGCCGGAGGACCTCCGGCGCATCGATGAGGCCTCACCCGTGGGCGTGGCCGCGGGCCTTCGCTACCCGGAGCAGTCCATGCAGTCGGTGAATCTCTGA